A genomic stretch from Oleomonas cavernae includes:
- a CDS encoding MaoC family dehydratase: MADTVRFSSPRDLIGREGAALGTSDWVLIDQDRVNKFAQATGDFQWIHVDVEKAKAGPFGATIAHGYLTLSMVAFFQPQIVDVGPMRMGVNVGTDKVRFLSPVKVGSRIRAKGELLKAQETPDGGIQATMKVTIEIEGSDKPACIAEAVSRYYP, encoded by the coding sequence ATGGCCGACACGGTTCGTTTTTCCAGCCCTCGCGACCTGATCGGTCGCGAGGGTGCCGCCCTTGGCACCTCTGACTGGGTCCTGATCGACCAGGACCGGGTGAACAAGTTCGCGCAAGCCACGGGCGACTTCCAGTGGATCCATGTCGACGTCGAGAAGGCCAAGGCCGGCCCCTTTGGCGCCACCATCGCCCACGGCTACCTGACGCTCAGCATGGTGGCGTTCTTCCAGCCGCAGATCGTCGATGTCGGCCCCATGCGCATGGGGGTCAATGTCGGCACCGACAAGGTGCGCTTCCTCTCGCCGGTCAAGGTGGGCTCGCGCATCCGGGCCAAGGGCGAGTTGCTCAAGGCGCAGGAGACCCCGGACGGCGGCATCCAGGCCACGATGAAGGTGACGATCGAGATCGAGGGCAGCGACAAGCCCGCCTGCATCGCCGAAGCGGTCAGCCGTTATTATCCATAA
- a CDS encoding SDR family NAD(P)-dependent oxidoreductase, whose protein sequence is MRDLKGKVAVVTGGASGVGLALVRLLGQQGMKIAIADIDQAALDATVAELTAAGVPAIGVKADVTKAESVDALADKVFAAYGNVHLLFNNAGVGLGEAQRRIWTLPVKDWDWGFAVNLMGIVHGIRAFVPRMLEAGDEGMVINTSSANGGLFALPATPIYAATKAAVTALTETLQFQFLMDKTRLRAAVLFPGPNVVNTRIHTSARVRPQEFASGNGESKPAPYNTMRELVEATGLKMALTEPEDVASFALESVQADRFWMFPPSDAHNAILRRRVENIIERGDLPIPNMGI, encoded by the coding sequence ATGCGTGATCTGAAGGGGAAAGTCGCCGTCGTCACCGGCGGCGCCTCCGGCGTCGGCCTGGCCCTGGTGCGCCTGCTGGGCCAGCAGGGCATGAAGATCGCCATCGCCGACATCGACCAGGCGGCGCTCGACGCCACCGTCGCGGAACTGACCGCGGCGGGGGTGCCGGCGATCGGCGTCAAGGCCGACGTCACCAAGGCGGAGTCGGTCGATGCCCTGGCCGACAAGGTCTTCGCGGCCTATGGCAATGTCCACCTGCTTTTCAACAATGCGGGCGTCGGCCTGGGCGAGGCCCAGCGGCGGATCTGGACCCTGCCGGTGAAGGACTGGGACTGGGGCTTTGCCGTCAACCTGATGGGCATCGTCCACGGCATCCGCGCCTTCGTGCCGCGCATGCTGGAAGCCGGCGACGAGGGCATGGTGATCAACACCTCCTCGGCCAACGGCGGCCTGTTCGCCCTGCCGGCGACGCCGATCTATGCCGCGACCAAGGCGGCGGTGACGGCCCTGACCGAGACGCTGCAATTCCAGTTCCTGATGGACAAGACCAGGCTGCGCGCCGCCGTCCTGTTTCCGGGGCCCAATGTGGTCAACACCCGCATCCACACCTCGGCCCGGGTGCGGCCACAGGAGTTCGCGTCGGGCAATGGCGAGAGCAAGCCGGCGCCCTACAACACCATGCGCGAACTGGTCGAGGCGACAGGCCTGAAGATGGCCCTGACCGAGCCCGAGGATGTGGCGTCCTTCGCCCTGGAAAGCGTGCAGGCCGACCGCTTCTGGATGTTCCCGCCCAGCGATGCGCATAATGCGATTCTTCGCAGACGGGTAGAGAACATCATCGAGCGTGGTGACCTGCCCATTCCGAACATGGGGATTTGA
- a CDS encoding acetoacetate decarboxylase family protein, with translation MARVRYVKDVVKPAGGTGGVASASMRTSVRTFRAVYETDPEIVAALLPQPLVPGAEPQIFMQFAHVIMHVSDTHKIEIGATTVGVASEHEGTKGWYVLSMPMEGEFVVITGREYFGEPKKIGKVDFDKSGDKIKVAVTRNGIKFIEMEGTIGEAKGPADFTEHFFCYKGMPAITRKGGFDGPVFLTQLDWERKYTNMNKVTGTITLHESPYDPIIDVPVKRIVEMAYCEGGSITSGKILREVPAQWVEPFWHQRFDEPGTVGIEVPLESEKKVANA, from the coding sequence ATGGCACGTGTGCGTTACGTCAAGGATGTGGTGAAGCCGGCCGGCGGCACCGGCGGGGTGGCGTCGGCCTCGATGCGGACCAGCGTGCGGACCTTCCGCGCGGTCTATGAGACCGATCCCGAGATCGTCGCGGCCCTGCTGCCCCAGCCGCTGGTGCCCGGCGCCGAGCCGCAGATCTTCATGCAGTTCGCCCATGTGATCATGCATGTCTCCGACACGCACAAGATCGAGATCGGCGCCACCACCGTGGGCGTCGCCTCGGAACACGAGGGCACCAAGGGCTGGTACGTCCTGTCCATGCCGATGGAAGGCGAGTTCGTCGTCATCACCGGCCGCGAATATTTCGGCGAGCCCAAGAAGATCGGCAAGGTCGACTTCGACAAGAGCGGCGACAAGATCAAGGTGGCGGTTACCCGCAACGGCATCAAGTTCATCGAGATGGAAGGCACCATCGGCGAGGCCAAGGGCCCGGCCGACTTCACCGAGCATTTCTTCTGCTACAAGGGCATGCCCGCGATCACCCGCAAGGGCGGCTTCGACGGCCCGGTGTTCCTGACCCAGCTCGACTGGGAGCGCAAGTACACCAACATGAACAAGGTGACGGGTACCATCACCCTGCACGAGAGCCCCTATGACCCGATCATCGACGTGCCGGTGAAGCGCATCGTCGAGATGGCCTATTGCGAGGGCGGCTCGATCACGAGCGGCAAGATCCTGCGCGAAGTGCCGGCGCAGTGGGTCGAGCCGTTCTGGCATCAGCGCTTCGACGAGCCCGGCACGGTCGGCATCGAGGTGCCGCTCGAGTCCGAGAAGAAGGTGGCCAATGCGTGA
- a CDS encoding aromatic ring-hydroxylating oxygenase subunit alpha — MAERFPMDIPYGWFFISYADELAPGEVKTVHYFDEELVLFRTKTGKAGLMEAYCAHLGAHLGHGGTVDGETLRCPFHAWAYDTQGWVKDVPYAKKLPPITTRRPCMKAYPITEKNNVIWAWYHPEKVEPFFDVIEHEEIGADDWEELDRYYWVVHSNPQEIAENGVDIAHFRYVHGMDDVPEGHTTYDRHIRHSIAEGQRTLPMPDGEMKTFPTKVVTVQSGAGQKYTRITGITDTLLMVLVTPITKEKIELRFAFTHRKFDKESMEYNIARMAIALVIGQTGVEGDIPIWNHKIHRKNPILCDGDGPIMPFREYFEQFYLPAQQREAAE, encoded by the coding sequence ATGGCCGAACGTTTTCCGATGGATATTCCCTACGGCTGGTTCTTCATCAGTTACGCCGATGAACTGGCCCCGGGCGAGGTGAAGACCGTCCATTATTTCGACGAGGAACTGGTCCTGTTCCGCACCAAGACCGGCAAGGCCGGCCTGATGGAAGCCTATTGCGCCCATCTGGGGGCCCACCTGGGTCATGGCGGCACGGTGGATGGCGAGACCCTGCGCTGCCCCTTCCACGCCTGGGCCTATGACACCCAGGGCTGGGTCAAGGATGTGCCCTATGCCAAGAAGCTGCCGCCGATCACCACCCGGCGGCCGTGCATGAAGGCCTATCCGATCACCGAGAAGAACAATGTGATCTGGGCCTGGTACCACCCGGAAAAGGTCGAGCCGTTCTTCGACGTGATCGAGCACGAGGAGATCGGCGCCGACGATTGGGAGGAGCTGGACCGCTACTATTGGGTGGTCCATTCCAATCCGCAGGAGATCGCGGAGAACGGCGTCGACATCGCCCACTTCCGCTATGTCCACGGCATGGACGACGTGCCCGAGGGCCACACCACCTATGACCGGCACATCCGCCATTCGATCGCCGAGGGCCAGCGCACGCTGCCCATGCCCGACGGCGAGATGAAGACCTTCCCGACCAAGGTGGTCACGGTGCAGAGCGGGGCGGGCCAGAAATACACCCGCATCACCGGCATCACCGACACGCTGCTGATGGTCCTGGTGACGCCGATCACCAAGGAAAAGATCGAGCTGCGCTTTGCCTTCACGCATCGCAAGTTCGACAAGGAGAGCATGGAATACAACATCGCCCGCATGGCGATCGCGCTGGTCATCGGCCAGACCGGCGTCGAGGGCGACATTCCGATCTGGAACCACAAGATCCACCGCAAGAACCCGATCCTGTGCGACGGCGACGGCCCGATCATGCCGTTCCGCGAATATTTCGAACAGTTCTACCTCCCCGCCCAGCAGCGCGAGGCGGCGGAGTAG